In Heliangelus exortis chromosome 19, bHelExo1.hap1, whole genome shotgun sequence, the genomic stretch TTATTCAAGGTGACCACAGGTGACCTTTGCCAGTCCCTCAGGGCTGCTGCCAGGACAAGCATTGTCCCCTgcaccctcccagcagcagtgccttgGCACCAGGCTGCCTTCCTGGTCACGGTGTCTCCAGCCAGGCATGGGATGCTCACCCATCCCTCTGCTTGGCCATCATTTGTGTCCTTACCTGTGTGACTGTTCCCATGGCTTTCAGACCGTCCCaggctgttcctgctgctcagctgcccagcacaggcaggTGTGTGGGGCTGTCCCCCTGTGCCCTATCTCTGGTGTCCCTCGCCACCACCCTGGCCACCACCTTGTATCATCTTGGCTTCCCTAAATTCTGCATCTCTTGTGTTTCATGGACAGCCCGGGGAAGCAGAACTGGTGGATTCCTTTCCCCAGCCTCGGGCTTTGCTTCTAGAGTCCTGATTGCTCCCCAGGACCAggtccccacatccccagggcatCCCCAGGGACACAGTCCCCTCCCTGCCCGGGGTCACTTACGGTCCAGAGGTGACAATGACACTGCGCACCCGGTCGAAGCCGCGGTCCCCCAGGTTCAGGCACTCGGTGGTGAACTCCATCTGCCTGCCCTGGAAGTTCTCCTGCTCAAAGACAATGAtctgggggcagagggagagggtgggacaggacagggacacTTTGAGAGAGCTGTGGGCAGGGTGGTCCCACGTGTCCCTGCATGGACCCTGCACAGAGGAGCCCACAGCATCCCCCTTGGCTCTCCAAGGCTTCCTCCAGATTTCCAGGGCTGGTGCCCAGGGAGGCCAAGCTGGGCTCAGCCCCATCCCCTCCTGGCAGCCACCCCTGCTCCCAGACAGCCTCATCCAGCCCCCAGCTTTGCTGTTGCAcagctccctgtgctggtgGCCACGTCAGGCCCCAGCTGGTCCAGGAAggagcagcttttccaggagctgTGTCCACACCGTGGCCTTTGCTGCTTGGGACGCTCGGAAGTGTCACTGGAGCCTTCCCAGCActctcccctcatccccagccccactgcagcaCCTGGGTGGCACCCAGCCCTGACACCATGATCCATGGGGGGAGCATTTCCGAGGCCAATGAGCCATCCCTGGTCCAAGAGGGACCTGGAGcacccctcctgcagcagcccacGCGTGGCTGCCCACAGGTCACTGCTGGCCAGGGAGGATGGAGTGAGGAGGGACAGCATCACCTGCCCTGTCCTCCTGCTGACTGTCCCCAAGGTGCTGCCACTGTCCCTCACGGCAGCAGCGTGTCCCTGCAGTGGGGAGCAGCAGAACTTACCCGGAAGGCTTCTGTGGAGGGCTCCTCCCCTTTGCTGTTGGCGATGAGCGCGGGGTCGAGGgatggagctggtgctggggctgtgttctCCTTCTCCTCCGCAGCCTGGCCGGGAGCAGTGGGTTTTGTGGTCTCAGACATCGCGGGGTTGGGCTCAAGTCTAGGACAGGGCACCAGGCAACAGCAGCTTGGAGGGGAGGCAGAGATttgggcacccagcacccagccccagcctgcccTGGGGATTGTCTGACTGGGAcgggggagctggggagctgctgggaggatCCCCTTCAGGGTTCTGCCTTCACCAGAGTCACCACGGGAGGTCCTGTCTTTCCACACTCCCCTTCTTTGGCCCACAGAGTCCTGAGCATGCTCCCACCACCCAGGTGCTCGCTGCTCTCCCCAGCTGGGCTCCTGGGGTGGGGATGTCCCACAGGGGCTGTGCCTGGAGCCTGGCTGGGCCCTGGGGCAGCTCATCggggggtggcagggacagCCCTGCTTTGCAGGTACCTCCAGCAGGCACCTGGCCCTGCGGGTGGCCAGCAGCTGCCAAGGTGATGGGATGCTGAGCACCAGGGTGCTCCCAGATACGGTGACCGGAGGGGTGGCCAcccctgcttttccctctcctcaccTCGGGTCCCGGGAACTTTGTCCTCTTacctgggcagctgctgcttcttgttgGAGTGAGCGGGCTGGTGTTTTGGGGTGCAGCAAGGCCCCCACTTTATAGCCTGGCAAGGGCAGACCCCCGGGTGGGAGCACAAAGGAATCGCCAGCTCATCAGTGTCTGCACGCCCGCCCCGTCATCACATCCTGCAAAGTGCTGGCCGAGCTGGAAGCCTCTCCCCGGCCCCGTGCCCAGCCGCTGAACCCAGCACTTTCCTTTGTGCCCGCGGCACAACAGAACCTCTGACCGTGCCACtttgcagcagctcccactgcccCCTGTGCCCCCACCCCGACAGGGCATAAATAGCCCctggcccagcaccctgccctcccctgcccATCGCCCCTGGCACCAGGCCTGCAGGGACACCAGCCCCGGCTCCTGATGGGGAGGCTGTGCCAGCCCCGGGCTCTGTGGTGCCCAGAGCCAATGCTGCACCAGTGCCCATCCCCGTGgtgcctgctgctcctttctcccCTCTACACACCAGCTCTCTGGCTTTGGACATCTCTCCATTGCTGGGAATGCCTGAGTGCGCTGCCCTGGAGATGCCAGGAGGGGAAACTTCAATGTTTTGCAGTGCTTCaggagttgggttgggtttttttgtttgttttttggtttttcccaAATGAGATGTAATCAAAGACAAAACTTCCCAAAGCTTTTCAGTCCCAGACAGCAGTGTTCTGGTGTTTTCCTTCCAGGAGGTCCCTGCTCACTGATATTAGCCTGGTTTTTTTATCCTGCACCATTCCCCCACCACACAGCATGGTACCAAATCCCACGCAGGATTTTGGAGCACCGGGTCTGtctgcagctgagagcaggcAGAAGGGCTGTGGGGGGCTGGTGGGGACACACTGGGCATCTTTGCACCCCACAGCACCAAGAGGCACTGTGGGGAACCTTCCCCTGGTTCCCACCCAGCCTGCCATCAGCTGCTCTCCTGTTTGCCCACTGTGATCCTGTTCATCCTGTAGATCCCTGAACACTTGTGTCCTCCTGGGCCTTTCCAGCCACCCCAGTGCTCCTGGCTCACTGTCACTGGCAGCAGTGACAACAACCCAAGGCTGCATGTTCAGGAAGCTCAGAGCCCTCAGTTTAGCCATTAATTTTCATGAACCAGCAGCAGTGGTATCCAGCTGCACGCTCCAGGCTATTGCcccaaaatcccaaacaaaagcATCTATTGatcccctcttcttttcccctgaTTTATgtggggtgctgctgccctcttCCCCCtgggctctccctgcagcctggtcTCTCACCTTGATGCTGGGCAGCTCTTTATGAATCATAGCTTTCCATTTGCATCTGTTTTCACATTTGTTAGACACGTTTCTATTTTCAGCTGCATGTTCTgccttgccagcagctcctgggcatAAACCACCAGGTCTCACCCACATCCCTGATCCTGACAcccctttccctcccagctcccagcatctTCTGGCCCGGGCACTGCAAACCGTGCTgaggggctgagctctgctcctggcgGCTGCTCCGTGCAGCTCTGGCTGTTCCTCCGAGGGCTCAGGAgcctgctgatttttttcctgagatggTGCTGTGGAAGGGCTGACAGTAGGGATCTGTCCTCAGGGGATCCTGAGGCCCCTGGACATAAAATCTCTGCCCCCCTCCTCCTCGAGCATCCTTGCCTCTGGCTGCAGCCGATTTGAAAAGCTCCTCTCTGCACCGTCCTGCCGCAtgcagagctcctgctgctgccatctgccCGGGCTCGGACCCCCCCGCTGCCAGCACGACCCCAGAATGTTttaggggtggtggtggggggtaTCATTGTGAGGAAAGCTTCAAGGTATTTAACAACCAAAAGCTGTTCCGGGTCCCTGTGCACAGAGGCAGGGGTTGCTGCAGCGGTCCCGGAGCCTGAATCTGTATCTTTAGCCCCTCCTAATGCCTCTGCAAACCTGACCCGGGACTTCCCGCGGCCCCGGTCCCCGGCTGTCACCACGCTCCGTGGATGCTGTGTGCTCAAACTGCCCGGTTGAGGGGAGAGCTGCATCGCCCTGACAGGGAGAGCAAGTGCTGCAGCAACCCGAGATGCACCTTTTCCTCAGAGGtgctctggagctgcagagccGGGAGGCAGAGCCCGTGCCCGGTGGTCCGGGGGAGCGGGAGCCGCAGCATCCCCGCTCATCAGCTTCCCCCCGGCCTCGCCTTTGTTCTGCCCGGTCCCTCCTCCCCGCCATGTGCTGAGTTAGGGGTTTCGGTAATGCTCTCCTGGGCTCTGTCTCTATCTGGAGGCTATAAAAACCCAGCCGGAGGGCTGCTGGACATGTCACCTCCCGGGCACCAGCGCCTCAGCCCAGGTAAGCGCAGGAGCCCGGTGGCAGCCGCCCTGCCCTGCGTGGCCAGGTCCTGCCAGCGCAGCCACCCTGGGgataggaggaggaggagccgAGGCTGCTGGCGTGGCACGGCACgggcacggcacggcacggcacggcacggcacggcacggcacggcacggcacggcacggcacggcacggcacggcacggcacggcacggcacggcatGGTGGGGGGCTGCAGAGTCCTGCAGAGGGGGCAGGAGGCAAAGACAGGGGCTGGGGCCCGGCTGTGGCACTGCTCGGCGTGGGGACAGAGTGGCCgggggagcagggacagcaaggactgtggctgctgctcagcctgggcaTGTGGCCACCTCCGCCGTGGTCCCGGCTCGGTGCTGCCCGGCTGCGGTCTGGGGACCGGCATGGGGCTGCCTGCACCGGGGGCTTTGTCCTGGGAATCCGCCCCCGGCAGGAGGAACCTCctggtgcagggcaggcagggtgctgcccCCAGTGCCACGCTGCCAGGATGGCTGCCAGGcactctctgctctgccaggcactctctgccctgccaggcacccactgccctgccaggcaccctctgccctgccaggcactctctgccctgccaggcacccactgccctgccaggcaccctctgccctgccaggcaccctctgcccctgccaggcaccctctgcccctgccaggcacccactgctctgctcctgcagcccccctagggctgcctccctccccaccagcaTGGATCCATGTGTGGCTCCCGAGGGCAGCTCCACCCGGGATGAGGCTGGAGGGAGCCCACAGCACGGAGCAGGGGGTtgttcctccctccttctgTCTGTGCTGCCCGTGCCATGTCCTGAAGCCCAGTGCTGGGCCATGGGAGTGCCAGGGATGTGCCAAGCCCCCCCCACAGGGCTGGTGGATCTGGGCAAGCTCTgaccctccctcctgctcccctgtgccccagcagagccaccatGACCCAGCGCTGCAGGAGATCCTCTGGTCTCTGGAAGGTACGGGGGCCTGGGAGGACTGGTGACACAGCCTGAGACCCCTGAGCACCCAGGCGTGGGAGTGCAGCACCTGCTGGAGGCCTCTGTACCCCCCGAGAGCCCCCTGACCTACCCCATCCTCCCCAGATCGTGGTGTGGGATGAGGCTTTCTTCCAGGGCAAGAAGCACGAGTTCACCTCTGACTGctacagcactgcagagcacGGCCTCAGCACCGTCCGATCCTGCAAGATCGAGAGTGGAGCGTGAGTGGGGGTCTCAGGGGGCTGTGGGACCCCATAGGTGGAGGGTGGGTGGAGGACAGGGGCCTCCAGTGCCTCTTGCCGAACCCAAGCCATGGGGCTTGGGGAACAGCTTCATTCTCCCGTGGTGCAGCAGGCTCTGCCCTGGAAGTGAGtggggtggtgggtgctgtgggggtCTCACCCTGCCCTCCCCCTGCTGGCAGGTGGGCAGGCTTCGAGCACTGTGGCTTCCAGGGGCAGCAGTTTGTGCTGGAGCGTGGAGAGTACCCGTGCTGGGAGGCGTGGAGTGGCAGCAACGCCTACCACGTGGAGAGGATGTGCTCCTTCCGCCCCATCACCTGCGCTGTGAGtgtcacagagtcacagaaatctgagggttggaagggacctcgagagGTCATcgagcccaacccccctgccagagcagggtcacctagtgtaggtcacacaggaattcACCCAGGCAGGTTTTGGATGTCTGCCCCTGACCCAGCTCCCAGTGcccaccaccagccctggggTGTGGGCAGGGTGGCCATGACAATGCTGTCCCCCTCTCTGTGGCAGGACCACGGGCACAGCAGACTGATGCTCTTCGAGCAGGAGAACTTCCAGGGCAGGCGGGGGGAGCTGAGTGATGACtgcccctccctgcctgccctgggctggggcagcagtgcCGTGGGCTCCTTCCTCGTCTGCTCCGGAGCGTGAGTACCCCGGGGGCTTGCACCCTGCCAGGACCCGGCAATGAGGGCACGAATCAGAGCCTGGGGGGCCTCTGGGTGCTccgtgctgctgccagccctgagcaggctctgtgctctgctgcaggtgGGTCTGCTCGCAGTACCCGGGGTACCGGGGCTTCCAGTACCTCCTGGAGAGCGACAGCCACGCGGGGGAGTACAAGCACGTGAGGGAGTGGGGCTCCCACGCACAGACGGGACAGGTCCAGTCCATCCGAAGGGtccagcagtgacagcaggagCCACCGTGGCACCAGCAGCCGTCTGTCCTGTGGGATGGGGGAGCAAACTCAATAAAGGCTCAGTTGTCCAAGGCGGTGCTGACAGTTGGGGAGGGGGTGCCATGGGGGGGCctggctgggagctgtgctgtgcctgaGGGCCCTGGGGGCAGGGAATCACCATCCCTTTCTGTCCCTGCAATCCAGCAGGGGCATCCATGTCCCTGTCACAGGCAGGCAAAGCCCCTGCCCGCTCACACATGTGTCCTCAGCCCAACTGCTGAGCCCCCAAAACTGTGGGGCCAGGGCAGGGTGTCCAGGCCCAGTGCAGGGGTGAGGAGCTGCACATCCCgctgtcctgctcctgccccagcctgcCAGTTGGCTCTGCAGGACTCCCACATCCCACATCCCACATCCCtgcctccccacagcccccacctggtccccagccccatcacaACTGGGAGGACCCGTGTGGCCTCAGccctgcccaggagctgcagggtccagcaagctgctgctgctgctcactgtgcacccatccctgcacccACACTCACTTGGGCACTACAGGGGTGTAGTGGACCAGGAGAAGCTGTGAGTTGTCTCCGGAGCAGCAAGGTGACACCTTGGTGAcagcaggcacaggcagagccCACTCCCCAGTGCCTGGCCctgggctggtgctgcagggacCCTGGGGCAGTGAGGAGCTCCAGGGGGCTGGTGGGAACCCATCTCCTTCAGCTCGTGAGAAAGCAGCAGTTAACTGAAGCTGAAAATGTGACTGTGAAA encodes the following:
- the CRYBA4 gene encoding beta-crystallin A4 produces the protein MHLFLRGALELQSREAEPVPGGYKNPAGGLLDMSPPGHQRLSPEPPDLPHPPQIVVWDEAFFQGKKHEFTSDCYSTAEHGLSTVRSCKIESGAWAGFEHCGFQGQQFVLERGEYPCWEAWSGSNAYHVERMCSFRPITCADHGHSRLMLFEQENFQGRRGELSDDCPSLPALGWGSSAVGSFLVCSGAWVCSQYPGYRGFQYLLESDSHAGEYKHVREWGSHAQTGQVQSIRRVQQ